The Argiope bruennichi chromosome 5, qqArgBrue1.1, whole genome shotgun sequence genome segment atatatgaactcgattttttttttttctcaaaaattattcataagattttttttttgtaaagtggAACATAGTGACTTTCTTTGGCAAAGTACAATTTCTTTTGGAAGACTACTGTTTATTCTGATGTGTTGCCATTGTCTACTTTCAAttgcaattattgaaatttatttttcatctgtttactggattataaaatttttcattaaatttcagacGTGGATTAAATCCACCACACAGAGTTAAATCTCTTACAGTGTGCTCATTCACAGAAGTAGAGATGGATCGCATAAAAAGTAGGGGGAATGAAGTAAGTTACCgtttataaatactaatttttatgtAAGTGCAGGATTGATTCGTATGAAAAGTGAGAAATTATTCtcaggattttaattaatttatatatatataaaatatatatttggatgtTGATTCTAATAATGGCACAAAATTAGTTGTGGAAATTAGTAGTATATTCAAGAATTATATAATCTAgtttaaattgtattcaaaatatttttaatgtaatatatttagaagaatttgtttttaagcaattaatattctgtagaaatattatttagtatgaatgtgttcttaattttatgaatctttcttccttaaaaCTCATAGAAAAATTATGCATCATGAATACATTCCAGCAGGAAATGTTTAgtgcatattattattaaaatatgagagacaataaaacttattttctataaattatagaattatttcaaaagctatgtctattttttacagttttctgcATGGTGAAGAGATTTAATATGAGAACACCTGCTTAATTTATTTAGACCTTTTAGTTTCCTACCTTAGTTCTCTACTTTTCAACTTATATAGataacaaatcaagttaaaaacAGATAAATTGATCGTTTCTGCAATGATATAGATCTcaataaaagctaaaatatatttattgtaaatcaaTTAATATGgtataaattatcttattatacGTTAAGATacataacattttctttatattgttcTTAGCTGAACAtaacaaataaagataaagaaaaaagattgtcTGTGGGTAAAAGTTCTTGAATTGATCTAGACTACTACATGTAACatttatccttattttaaattatcaaatgacTGATACTTGAAATTATACCACAATTATAgatttgtatacaaaaaaaaaaaaaaaaaaaaaaaaaaaattattctcatttggAGCATACATACACATAACCTTAAAGACAACAATCTATTTAATTTGTTAGAATCTAGAAAGCATGAGCACTGATAATCCTGAGTAATTTATAATCAACCCTTAATTTAAAACTTGTGGGAGAAAACTCCTATTGTTCATATGATGTAGAAACTTCAAAATACTGCTCTCATTATTAGAAGtttattaggaaaataataaatttatattgagaaaaagtattttattatgatgGAAAGTATATATTCTCTCAATCTTGTCTAAATTCTAAGCTAGATCGTGAGGTAATGCACTACAGTAATATGTGgggatataaaaacaatttttattctcatACAAAGTGTAGAGGAAGTATGTGGAAGGACATATATTCCTTTCTTTCAATCTAGGAACAAATTCAAActtatgtttcataaaatatgggatttaataatcaaaattcctTCTTTGAAAGAATTAAGATGAGGTTTATGAATCTTGAGGTCTAAGTGGtcttttttggaaagaaaatgcaACATAATTTGACCATcttagaattaatattatttgaccattcaatatttaattatttagcaaataattcaagtaattttACTAAAGCTTAAAGCACCCATATTCATCAAAAGATTTAATGTATAGATAATGTACTGTACTTCTATCTTCTGTTTGTGAACTTTATTACCTTTTCTATTATCAGTAGAATATTGCAAGCATGAAATGTCATAATGCCTTATTAGATGGCATAATGTTTACAGAATCTTGAGtacatgtaatattttttgaccaatactaagaaatcaaaattgtcttcatatatttaagttatcaagatattacataaaattttgtcttttaaaatttacaaaaaatatttttattgtatttttttctataaactgtCTGCTACTTCTGTCTTTTCTACTACAATATTCTAAAAATCTATTTAGGTTATTTTTCTAAACTTATAAAGTCCTAGAACTTCCACCTAGCCCCTGTAGACACAAGAGCTTGATTTTCATGAAACACTATTCTTCTTTCTGGCATTAAGACATAATATATCATCAATATTCAAGAATTGTTTTGACACTTATATTACACTTGAATGAGCAAGAATGCTCATCttaaatatctattatatgtaaaattctaATTGTGTAATTCTGAAATTGCTCTTATTCCATATTGTCAATTGGCAACAGTAGAAtgtaaataaatctatatatgaACATTTCAAGCTATTTCATTAGACATTTCTACAGTTgtacataatataaaacttttttaatttatgaaggtgcaatatattattagaattgcTCTGTATAAAGCTCACCAAAAATTCTGTTCTTTCAAATGAaggttgtaaaaaaaatcaaatgatctgacatatgtcagatcagCTCCTGTAGGTTGTTGATTactaaaaaatctataataataaagagattggatgttattttttacaagtgggatggattaaaatgaatttttgtattataaattttaaaaaaaagccatctttttgatatttcatttcaatattttcataaaattattttgtaaagcacaaattttaatgttatgaaattcaaactcattcatcAAACATTCGTTTGTGTGCTTTTGccattgttaaaattaagattaaaaaaggctttctttaaactttattctgaagtagaattttcatttctgcttttattttaagcatatatatttttttagttttacatgatgatttttttaaaaacttatttagttAAATTCATGTTCTTTGGTTTTATGAAATAAcaaggttattttttaaactatgcatTGCATAATAATATTCAACCACCTAAAAAAAAATAGCCCCTGGTTGAAACTGATTGTAAAAAATAGGCTAGTATTTCCTGAATTTGAATAacccattgcatttttttttctaaatcattgtttgacaaaataatgttttaattgtcTATTGTTCTCAAGGAGTTAATTGTTTTGTGAAAAttgatgttttgtttataaatatttcaaaaaaagttatatggaaacttttattgtttttcatgaaTGCATAAGATCATAGCAATCAAAACTAGTTGactttccattaaatttattttattttttccatatagtATTGCACTCATATATGGCTTGGAAAGTATGATCCTAAGACATCAGAATTTGATTTATCAAGTCCAGATAAAAGAAAAGAGTTTATGatcttaaaatatgaagaaaagaaattttatgttgaTCCAAGAGAAGCtattaagaaaatgaaacctCGTGCCCCTGCAGTTCCTACAAGTATTACTAATTCTGTTACTAGGAGTCAAACTGTTATTCCAAATAAGCAACCCTCTCAAGTTCAGGTAgaatcccattttttaaaaatctttttactgttttttaagcTTTTTGTTGCTTTCGAATATTGAAATTGGTTAGTTATCAAATTTGAATACtatttttactgcttttttttataaataactgtaaattcttgaaaatatgataataattgaaGTTTTAACTATGAATTATTGTCAGAAGATGTTTGATTCTTCCCAAACTCAATCTGTGAATAGCAGTgtccttttattttcattattgttttattcaattCTGCAGAAGTAATTTTTCTGTTACTGACATAGTTCTATTAAttcttaatcattatttttaggaATGTACAGTtgctcaatatttttaataaattataactgaaattaaataaaattttatattgaaccTAAGGTATAGGTTTCttcatttaaacatattataatagaaatacaTGTAATATAGAATGCATTCAAATAACGCATTTCTTGGAATTAAGTATAACCCAAAATGGTATATTTCGAAAGGTTTTAAATTAGTTATGTTGACATAACATATGGAAATGAATATTggaaacttaaaaaatgaaaagttttgtaaTACGATTTTACTTTtggcttttatttcataatgtatatatttttaaatttgcttgaaACCGATTcagttgaattcaaatttttcagttgCATCAAGTAGCGaggggaattttttaaaagtatatacatGCATTCTATACGAattatttaacagcctaaaaagtcatTAATCTAGGTGAACACAGTGGTCATCAAAAGTAATAATACATAGTGCAAGCACTTTTGATTTGCTTTATCCTATTATTTTAGTGCATTGATTAAATATTCCAAGATTGAACCTCATTTAATTTAACTTGATATTCCTTAaagggaaataatatttattttatttattgcaaattttaaaagatacttatttctttgtaatttttatatgcaGAAAACAGGAGTAATTTCTCAGACTTTTTCTGCTGGAGACATCTCAAGCAATACTGTTCCAGATTTATTTAAGGATTTtgaaaatgatccatttaaaGAAACAAAGCCAGCAGGTTTGTCCTTCATTTACTCAGCAAATAATGAGGATATGCTATttggttacaatttttttttttttcattatcagagaaattttattgaacagagatttctattaataatatttaaaagtaaaaaagatatattttttaataactagaaCTTGCAGCATTTGAAAAACAGCCGATGTTTAAACTAATTCCATTTTGGAAATTTGCTATTTCTTCTGATTATGtcttatgtttcttttttaaaattaaattctgttttgctTTCTCCTTATTTAATCTGAAGTGGTGACAGCCTGATGCCAAGATCTCAGTTTTGTAATGTAAGGATTCCAGACTTGAAACTTGATTTCACCAAGGTTAGGAGAAAAAGAGTGTCAGTGTTTGTGTTGTCCTTGTTGTTTGACCACACTACAAAATTACAATGTCTGTCCCACAATAtctttagtgttgctttaaagaaATCCTGTATCATATCCTttctctgtttaatttaaatttattactaagaGGCTCTTAATGTAACAAACCATATTCGAtcttatagtaaatttttaatcttaaaattgtttCCTGCTtgaattactatattttatcattttaatttaaactagcATAATCTTTGAATGTAAAAcaagaatatgtttaaaattttaaatgatgaatatattttaaattttattatgcatgatatttttggtattaaaattatgctcctaattattattattttttttttaaagtcaattcatTAGATGGTGCTTCTTTTGCTGACTTTAGTAGTGCCTTCGGTAACTCTGGTAagacttttgtaatatttttatccatCATATTGataactattcaaatttttattcatgtctCTAAATTTTCCtacataatatttactttaacagCTTGATATTTTAACCAAGTTTTcgaagtattttgaataaaactgttTAAACAATTCCTgctggaaatatttataaatctaaagattttaagattttatatattcatattagaTTGCTGTTTAGTTGAActgtttgattaaaatattagtttatacaagaaagatttttttttaaatacacaataCTTTGAAATATCTAAACCTCAAATTGTAAATATCTTAATAGTAAATTATGGCAAGATCAGAACCTTCTATCAACAGGTTTCTTTGATAAACTCTTCTTTTAGTTAAGTAATTAgacaaaatactttatttgacaatttattgaataattggttttaaaaaattttaccttaataaagtgaaattaaaatcaatatcgtttagttcattttttgaaattttgctaatttcgtgcatttttctaaaatgtaacaatttttttaataagaaaattaaaccagttattaataagagaaatattgtttttttttttaatattttgacttttacaTTGGTGTTATTAACTTGTAAAAATCATGTACctctgttgctttaaaaaaaaatttaaccatgTTTATAGAatccaaatataaaaaagcaaaataaaaaatttattgaatgaaaaataatttataataagaaggtgaacaattaaaaaaaattggtaatataaaaccatttgattaattaatgaatcattgTACTCAAAGCATGCAAAATACTGTTGTTTCCAATAGATCTATAATATCAATAgcagaataagaaagaaattacaagaattaaaaatataaggaatctCTTTGGAGACTTTGTGAAAGGTGTCTGTAGAAGGAGACTTTTGGTTGCTTCcaaacaagattatttttttctataaaggaTACAAAAATAGTCTGAAAATTTTGCGAACTTGTGCAAGAAAATTCATATGTTATATATGGGgtgcttataattaaaataagcgTATTCTTTCCATTCTGgttgatatttttttgttgtaattttttatttgttatgtagattatggaaaaaaattgcaataaaaatttataattcaaatttcaacatttagttgagaaagaacaacaaaaaacaaattcaatgcttaattttaacTACATCATTTGCTCATTGTGCTTTTCATTTCTGTCAATTGCTTTTTAAGTGTGCTGCAGAGTATTTAATGGCAACTCAAAATGTTCCTTTAGGTCTTTGAGAAGTGAATTGGCCCTTTCCTTCTCAAAGAAAAGGACCAAGAGTTAAATTAGTAGTAAAAGCATGCCATATAGACTGTAGAAGTAGAAAATTATATTGTGCATGACAGAATGTAGAAGCTGTTCATGCACAACATACGGATATGCTGTATTATGTATGTGGCAGTTAAGAATATTCACTGCTCTGCTTAGGGTCTAATGAATTTCATCTGACCGTAAAATGTTCCAAGGTGATGCTGTCATTGGTTTTCTGCCTAGAAACTGATAAGCAAAATCGATATGTTGCTCCAGGTCTTGAGGTCCTAACTTTTACATTATATGTATCttgtaaaaaacttaaaatagaaTAAACTTAGATACAAGAGGAATATTAGAGAATAACTTAATATAGAATAAAGGAGAAACAAATCACGTAACACCTCTCAAGAACTTGTTGAAAAAATACTGTGAACAGAATGCTCTTTCAATTACAGAAATAGACTTTCacacttttattcaaaatcaatttctATATTCTTAACAGCAGGTTTAACTTTCCAGTCTCTGTAAATTTAGTAATCATCTTTTGCAATCTATTCTTCAGCATACTGTCTCTGCaagtctttcaaattttgatattcacaCAGTgtaagcaaattaaaattgttctgatgaaataatttggttaataaagctctaattttcttctttaaaggaATGGgggaaaaacaattttacatctttactactagcattttaaaatattcctagtTTACATAACAACTTTCCTACATTGCATGAAAAATGCCAACTAGTGGTCAAAACTTAAACTGTTATATAAATCAGTCTTTTTACTTTCCCCCGCCTCATCGTCCACACAATATTTAAACCAAGTTCTAATGGCATTCATCAACTGGAATTAGTTCTACATAGGTCTAAGTAAAATCACTTTAATTTCATCCACCCTGTATTAGAATCtacaattgtttcaaaattaaactaaatatttgttttaaatgtaaccactttaaaagttaaatacaaattttttagtaatatctattctttataatttgttGATACTTTGTTATATGCCCCACATCGGTAAAATTTGCTAATGATGAATAGGTAACCAGTTTTGGAGAATATGTACAAGCAAtaaatttttgggaaatatctttccagttttttaaaattctcactaGAGTGacataattgaaataaacatGAATCTTTTTCACAGATTTCAGCacttttaaaatcgaattttattgtATTGAGATAGGTTagttttcttttacataataatttttgtaatatctaaattgcattttgtataaatttattttcctgttcaattcatcatttattttgctTCTCAAAGTTAAAGTTTGGCacaaatcattatttatgaagtttAACTTTTTCAAGTCTATTCTAcatctgttgaaattttttttttttgtttaaagtctTACAAAATAGAAGTTTGCttgttattttgataaagaaaaagaaaatagtgcAAATTTAAAGTATATCTGTGTTGTAAACAAGAggtttttgatatttgtttcaaaagttattcagatttctttcattttattgatattgaatatttttctgcgATCTTTCTTTAGGTTCTAAAACTGAAACATCTTCCGGCCAGACACAAGCTTCCACCAGTGTTAGTTCCTCATCTATCATTCCAAGTACTCAGAGCTCTACAAGCCATAAAAAACCAGCTCCTCCTCCCCCGGATCGTTATGCTGCATTGGCTGATCTTGACAACCAGCTTCATCAGCAGGCTGTATCAGAGATACCTGCATCCATTCCATCCATGATTGTAGTGTCTTCAAATGCTCCAGTATTTTGGACTCCTCCAACCATTAGCAGTGCTGTGTTTGTTCCACGTAAGtgtacattatttaataaataataatttcatattatacaatttttttttaatgtggcaaAAATGTTGActatacttaaatgaaaaataattcaaaagttgtcaaaaaccatttaatttttgtCAACAAACTACAAATGAAGTGCAAGATAAGTTAGTATatttcgtcaacggattctgagacgaccacatttcgacgattccatctcattaagggttGATACGCGGAACGAGGAGTGCATTTTAGTTATTTACTCCCTTTGACCTTGGAATTCGCCTATtacatactagtaaatgtaaacatctcctcctttcatctttcctttcgcccctattttgaagaattaaatccatcctaacgcatgcgcaaaaacgctgAGGGTTTTACAATCTGTTGCTGAACTATATATGGATTTTCCAGTTTGATGTTATGCAGTTACCAATGTCTGCTAACTTACAAGTCAACTAACTGAAGCAGCATAATTATAACATGAAAATTTTCCTAGCTAGCTCTTGCCAGCTTTTTCTTTATTCCtgcacatt includes the following:
- the LOC129969166 gene encoding arf-GAP domain and FG repeat-containing protein 1-like, encoding MAAREKTRDELDMQTLRELASLPANKFCFDCGQRGTTYVNVTIGAFVCSACGGLLRGLNPPHRVKSLTVCSFTEVEMDRIKSRGNEYCTHIWLGKYDPKTSEFDLSSPDKRKEFMILKYEEKKFYVDPREAIKKMKPRAPAVPTSITNSVTRSQTVIPNKQPSQVQKTGVISQTFSAGDISSNTVPDLFKDFENDPFKETKPAVNSLDGASFADFSSAFGNSGSKTETSSGQTQASTSVSSSSIIPSTQSSTSHKKPAPPPPDRYAALADLDNQLHQQAVSEIPASIPSMIVVSSNAPVFWTPPTISSAVFVPPTQNPFSNTAPTWSQPVTCAPNPFQSVAPQIPVSSNVLSQQNMNGISNAAKPSLPNGNVANSYWPSAPSPAWGAPFPSRQPDPFLLNSVPAVDSYNPWAQAFTSNGANPFANNSTVPGQSTNVPQTNTKNPFL